One window of the Haloarcula halobia genome contains the following:
- a CDS encoding rubrerythrin family protein, protein MDAAALIDDVTDDQQTELSRIGSSKTLYADTRGEMDADTVFAAAAAREAAASGTFAAWADDEEHDEAAALFAETAEAAESRLASLDAEPADWTPAMHDTLDDLEGTVARLGGLVAWTLVDKKVKEQLTGFFTGQADPQTASTFRSAGGDVVDLREDVSDLLDAVCDGEDDWANARESATAVVEAAYDEFFETLEDLGVNPKPVC, encoded by the coding sequence ATGGACGCAGCGGCCCTCATCGACGACGTCACCGACGACCAGCAGACCGAACTCTCGCGTATCGGGTCCTCGAAGACGCTGTACGCCGACACGCGGGGCGAGATGGACGCAGACACCGTCTTCGCCGCCGCGGCCGCCCGCGAGGCCGCCGCCAGCGGGACGTTCGCGGCGTGGGCCGACGACGAGGAGCACGACGAGGCGGCAGCGCTCTTCGCCGAGACCGCCGAGGCCGCCGAGAGCCGCCTGGCGAGTCTCGACGCCGAGCCCGCCGACTGGACGCCGGCGATGCACGACACGCTCGACGACCTCGAGGGCACCGTCGCCCGCCTGGGCGGCCTGGTCGCCTGGACGCTCGTCGACAAGAAGGTCAAGGAACAGCTCACTGGCTTTTTCACCGGACAGGCCGACCCGCAGACGGCGAGCACGTTCCGGAGCGCCGGGGGCGACGTCGTCGACCTGCGCGAGGACGTGAGCGACCTGCTCGATGCCGTCTGCGACGGCGAGGACGACTGGGCGAACGCCCGGGAAAGCGCGACCGCCGTCGTCGAGGCGGCCTACGACGAGTTCTTCGAGACGCTCGAGGACCTCGGCGTCAACCCCAAACCGGTCTGCTGA
- a CDS encoding HalOD1 output domain-containing protein produces the protein MSSQVGTEAGEPRARTQHRTGSETGRAVVDAVAEAAGTAPTALPSLTDVVDPDALDALFAGDRANGEVTFRYAGYRVTVSADRRVTVVESAE, from the coding sequence ATGTCTTCACAGGTGGGGACCGAGGCGGGGGAACCGCGAGCACGGACGCAACACCGAACGGGCAGCGAGACGGGTCGCGCGGTCGTCGACGCGGTCGCCGAGGCGGCGGGGACGGCCCCGACGGCGCTTCCGAGTCTGACCGACGTGGTCGACCCGGACGCGCTCGACGCCCTCTTCGCGGGCGACCGGGCGAACGGTGAGGTGACCTTCCGCTACGCCGGCTACCGCGTCACCGTCTCGGCCGACCGGCGGGTCACCGTGGTCGAGTCCGCAGAGTGA
- a CDS encoding nitrite/sulfite reductase produces the protein MPSKVEHWKDDVYGTEIRDHLMEFAQQGWDAIPDDEQDAWFERFKWWGLYHQRSGQESYFMMRIGTPNGVIEPGQLEVIGEVAKEYAQGPAENPEFGDAYCDWTTRQSIQLHWIKLEDVPEIFDKLESVGLSTQQACGDSWRNIVGCPVAGKDKHEHVDAWPVAEDLHETFKGNDDYANLPRKWKVAVTGCDEGCGQGDINDLAFEPAEKDDELGFNVRVGGGLSRKEPRLARSLDVWVPPEQAADVAHGMSALFREYGDREDRFNARIKFLVDEWGTEKMREVLQDEFVDFELPTAGEDMRDQYTYNTGTQDGHNDHVGVHEQPDGNYYVGLNVLVGRMGADDTLELAELADEYGSGEVRLTQRQNVIVTDIPEDDLEDFLAEPLLEDYSPDPSPFMRGSIACTGTEFCSLSIVETKNRQVRYARWLKDNVSLPADHDEFHIHLSGCTASCAQPQIADVSLRGMKTRKDGEPVEALDIGLGGGLGDDPRFADWVKMRVPADEVPGAIENLVANFEERRDGDETFRDFVEARDEETLAELVEPEETDYHDPYMHNTKMTWYPYAEDDDMDASPAPTDGQGQPIASDD, from the coding sequence ATGCCGAGCAAGGTAGAACACTGGAAGGACGACGTCTACGGTACCGAGATCCGCGACCACCTCATGGAGTTCGCCCAGCAGGGCTGGGACGCCATCCCGGACGACGAGCAGGACGCCTGGTTCGAGCGGTTCAAGTGGTGGGGGCTGTACCACCAGCGTTCGGGCCAGGAGTCGTACTTCATGATGCGCATCGGAACGCCAAACGGCGTCATCGAACCGGGCCAGCTCGAGGTCATCGGCGAGGTCGCAAAAGAGTACGCACAGGGCCCCGCCGAGAACCCCGAGTTCGGGGACGCCTACTGTGACTGGACGACCCGCCAGTCCATCCAGCTGCACTGGATCAAACTCGAGGACGTCCCCGAGATCTTCGACAAACTGGAGTCCGTCGGCCTCTCGACCCAGCAGGCCTGTGGTGACTCCTGGCGCAACATCGTCGGCTGCCCGGTCGCCGGCAAGGACAAACACGAGCACGTCGACGCCTGGCCGGTCGCCGAGGACCTCCACGAGACGTTCAAGGGCAACGACGACTACGCGAACCTCCCCCGGAAGTGGAAGGTCGCCGTCACCGGCTGTGACGAGGGCTGTGGCCAGGGCGACATCAACGACCTGGCCTTCGAGCCCGCCGAGAAGGACGACGAACTGGGCTTCAACGTCCGCGTCGGCGGCGGCCTCTCCCGGAAGGAGCCGCGGCTCGCGCGCTCGCTGGACGTCTGGGTGCCCCCCGAGCAGGCCGCCGACGTCGCCCACGGCATGTCCGCGCTCTTCCGCGAGTACGGCGACCGCGAGGACCGCTTCAACGCCCGCATCAAGTTCCTCGTCGACGAGTGGGGCACCGAGAAGATGCGCGAGGTCCTCCAGGACGAGTTCGTCGACTTCGAACTGCCCACCGCGGGCGAGGACATGCGCGACCAGTACACCTACAACACCGGCACCCAGGATGGCCACAACGACCACGTCGGCGTCCACGAACAGCCAGACGGCAACTACTACGTCGGCCTGAACGTCCTCGTCGGCCGGATGGGCGCCGACGACACGCTGGAACTGGCCGAACTCGCCGACGAGTACGGCTCCGGCGAGGTCCGCCTGACCCAGCGCCAGAACGTCATCGTCACGGACATCCCCGAGGACGACCTCGAGGACTTCCTCGCAGAGCCGCTGCTCGAGGACTACTCGCCCGACCCCTCGCCGTTCATGCGCGGCTCCATCGCCTGTACGGGCACGGAGTTCTGTTCGCTGTCCATCGTCGAGACGAAGAACCGCCAGGTCCGCTACGCCCGCTGGCTCAAGGACAACGTCTCGCTCCCCGCGGACCACGACGAGTTCCACATCCACCTCTCGGGCTGTACGGCCTCCTGCGCCCAGCCCCAGATCGCCGACGTCTCCCTGCGCGGGATGAAGACCCGCAAGGACGGCGAACCGGTCGAGGCGCTGGACATCGGCCTGGGCGGCGGCCTGGGCGACGACCCGCGCTTCGCCGACTGGGTGAAGATGCGCGTCCCCGCCGACGAGGTGCCCGGTGCGATCGAGAACCTCGTCGCGAACTTCGAGGAACGCCGCGACGGCGACGAGACCTTCCGTGACTTCGTCGAAGCGCGCGACGAGGAGACGCTGGCCGAGCTGGTCGAACCCGAGGAGACCGACTACCACGATCCGTACATGCACAACACGAAGATGACGTGGTACCCCTACGCCGAGGACGACGACATGGACGCTTCGCCCGCGCCGACCGACGGGCAGGGCCAGCCGATCGCCTCGGACGACTGA
- a CDS encoding DUF7119 family protein translates to MSEGPDDHAPSTDRESPVGKPVIRGDPTLTGQRAKEAVEFDPDDPESLALAAETVRRFSENTAGADDNVYMLRGAAACAALVRGEGSYKEAAARAGGDATVSFIRKWSRVHDLPRSIRIHVAKGEIAPTAAKHIARVSGEARLLLAWAALDHDLTVRQIRAVASRVNDDASVETALAEEGYTLGELTVHIDRDAYCKLRREAALDATDPSAVVTESLESTLGDGP, encoded by the coding sequence ATGTCAGAGGGGCCAGACGACCACGCGCCGTCGACCGACCGGGAGTCGCCGGTCGGGAAACCGGTCATCCGTGGCGATCCGACGCTGACCGGCCAGCGGGCCAAGGAGGCCGTCGAGTTCGACCCGGACGACCCCGAGAGTCTCGCACTCGCGGCCGAGACGGTCCGCCGGTTCTCCGAAAACACCGCCGGTGCCGACGACAACGTCTACATGCTCCGGGGTGCTGCGGCGTGTGCGGCGCTGGTCCGCGGCGAAGGGTCCTACAAGGAGGCCGCCGCCCGCGCCGGCGGCGACGCGACCGTCTCGTTCATCCGCAAGTGGTCCCGCGTCCACGACCTGCCGCGCTCGATCCGCATCCACGTCGCGAAAGGCGAGATCGCCCCGACGGCCGCGAAACACATCGCCCGCGTCTCCGGGGAGGCCCGCCTCCTGCTCGCGTGGGCCGCCCTCGACCACGACCTGACGGTCCGCCAGATCCGCGCGGTCGCAAGCAGGGTCAACGACGACGCGTCGGTCGAGACCGCTCTCGCCGAGGAAGGATACACGCTGGGCGAACTCACGGTCCACATCGACCGCGACGCCTACTGCAAACTCCGCCGCGAGGCGGCCCTGGACGCCACCGACCCGAGTGCCGTCGTCACCGAGTCCCTCGAATCGACGCTCGGCGACGGACCGTAA
- a CDS encoding SDR family NAD(P)-dependent oxidoreductase, producing MSHLSGKTAIVTGSSAGIGKGIAEHFASQGANVVVNSRSQERAAAAATEIADETDGEAIPVAADVTDEDAMSALVETTVERFGALDVMVNNAGITTIGPAESFDVDEFRRIVDVNLTGTFVGSKVAGKQFIDQGEGGAILNISSLMSTRGLHRRSPYCSSKAGVNNLTRTLAVEWAEHDVHVNALAPGYIWTEITDQTQGSAGYTDDDIRDRTPLGRFGTVEEMAECAEFLTSTRNFVTGEVLYADGGWKAYAWGAGDQ from the coding sequence ATGTCACATCTCAGCGGCAAGACTGCCATCGTCACCGGGTCGAGCGCGGGCATCGGGAAGGGAATCGCCGAGCACTTCGCCTCCCAGGGGGCGAACGTCGTCGTCAACTCCCGCTCGCAGGAACGCGCAGCGGCGGCGGCGACCGAGATCGCCGACGAGACGGACGGCGAGGCGATCCCCGTCGCCGCCGACGTCACCGACGAGGACGCCATGTCGGCGCTCGTCGAGACGACGGTCGAGCGGTTCGGTGCACTGGACGTCATGGTGAACAACGCCGGCATCACGACCATCGGCCCCGCAGAGTCGTTCGACGTCGACGAGTTCCGCCGGATCGTGGACGTCAACCTCACCGGGACCTTCGTCGGGTCGAAGGTCGCCGGCAAGCAGTTCATCGACCAGGGCGAGGGTGGGGCCATCCTCAACATCTCGTCCCTGATGAGTACGCGCGGTCTCCACCGGCGGTCCCCCTACTGCTCGTCGAAGGCCGGCGTCAACAACCTCACCCGGACCCTCGCCGTCGAGTGGGCCGAACACGACGTCCACGTCAACGCGCTCGCGCCCGGATACATCTGGACGGAGATCACGGACCAGACACAGGGGTCGGCGGGCTACACCGACGACGACATCCGCGACCGGACGCCCCTCGGACGGTTCGGTACCGTCGAGGAGATGGCCGAGTGCGCGGAGTTCCTCACGAGCACGCGGAACTTCGTCACCGGCGAGGTCCTCTACGCCGACGGCGGGTGGAAGGCCTACGCGTGGGGCGCAGGCGACCAGTGA
- a CDS encoding zinc-dependent alcohol dehydrogenase: MRGLAKTSRGHASMELIDRPKPDPAPDEALVAVDYAGMCGSDAGIYEFESAFERMDLPTVIGHEYAGRVVEVGDAVTKFAVGDRVVERPIRACGDCYQCDIGEENVCQNAVITGVDHDGAYEPYLAVPERALHPVPDDVEQRYASMVEPTSVGARAVIENSRVRAGDRVMVEGPGPIGLLTAQIARAQGGDVVVTGVGQDADYRLPLAEDLGFETINVADDDAEGRRDELTDGVGYDVVFDTTGHPSGLTGAVDAVRKGGQIVLVGQTGETTMPYSPLVRGEIDVQCSYASTYRDFEHALRLIGRGEVDAATFVDDRFSLLDADEAFEAFLAGETVKPVFDVSELRA, translated from the coding sequence ATGCGTGGGCTTGCCAAGACCAGCCGTGGTCACGCGTCAATGGAGCTGATCGACCGACCGAAGCCGGACCCGGCCCCCGACGAGGCACTCGTCGCGGTGGACTACGCCGGCATGTGTGGAAGCGACGCCGGCATCTACGAGTTCGAGTCGGCCTTCGAGCGGATGGACCTCCCGACCGTCATCGGGCACGAGTACGCCGGACGCGTCGTCGAGGTCGGCGACGCCGTCACGAAGTTCGCGGTCGGTGACCGCGTCGTCGAGCGTCCGATCCGCGCCTGTGGTGACTGCTACCAGTGCGATATCGGCGAGGAGAACGTCTGCCAGAACGCGGTCATCACCGGCGTCGACCACGACGGGGCTTACGAGCCATATCTCGCCGTCCCGGAGCGCGCGCTCCACCCCGTCCCCGACGACGTCGAGCAGCGATACGCCTCGATGGTCGAACCGACGAGCGTCGGTGCGCGCGCCGTCATCGAGAACTCGCGGGTCCGCGCCGGCGACCGCGTCATGGTCGAGGGACCGGGACCGATCGGCCTCCTCACGGCCCAGATCGCCCGCGCGCAGGGCGGCGACGTCGTCGTCACCGGCGTCGGCCAGGACGCGGACTACCGACTCCCGCTCGCCGAAGACCTCGGGTTCGAGACGATCAACGTCGCCGACGACGACGCGGAGGGTCGGCGGGACGAACTGACGGACGGCGTCGGGTACGACGTCGTCTTCGACACGACGGGCCATCCCTCCGGACTCACCGGGGCCGTCGATGCGGTGCGCAAGGGGGGCCAGATCGTCCTCGTCGGGCAGACCGGCGAAACCACGATGCCGTACTCCCCGCTCGTGCGCGGTGAGATCGACGTCCAGTGTTCCTACGCCTCGACGTATCGGGACTTCGAGCACGCCCTCCGGTTGATCGGGCGGGGCGAGGTCGACGCAGCGACGTTCGTCGACGATCGGTTCTCGCTGCTCGACGCCGACGAGGCGTTCGAGGCGTTCCTCGCCGGTGAAACGGTGAAACCGGTGTTCGACGTCTCCGAACTCCGGGCGTAG
- a CDS encoding fumarylacetoacetate hydrolase family protein produces the protein MQFVRYSAGGAGHWGVLDGDDVHSLADHPAGPPSLQDITNDSYRSHARTLVDEGALTTLPVADVRLLAPVPEPGKIVCVGMNYRDHAEEQDEPIPDKPLLFGKAPTAVTNPGAPIRRPPEIEEVDFEVELGVVIGREAHRVDAADAESYVAGYTVVDDVSGRDAQFEDGQFLRGKSFDTFAPMGPALTKGGDFDPNATDVACRVNGETMQSSNTSEFIFDAYELVEYISHAMTLRPGDVISTGTPGGVGIFREPPELLEAGDTVEVEIEGIGTLSNPVVDGE, from the coding sequence ATGCAATTTGTCAGATACAGTGCCGGCGGTGCCGGCCACTGGGGTGTGCTCGACGGCGACGACGTCCACTCACTGGCCGATCACCCGGCCGGGCCGCCGTCGCTACAGGACATCACGAACGACAGCTACCGGTCACACGCCCGGACGCTCGTCGACGAGGGGGCGCTGACCACGCTCCCGGTCGCCGACGTTCGCCTGCTCGCCCCCGTTCCCGAACCGGGGAAGATCGTCTGTGTCGGGATGAACTACCGGGACCACGCCGAGGAACAGGACGAACCCATCCCGGACAAGCCGCTCCTCTTCGGGAAGGCCCCTACCGCCGTGACGAACCCGGGCGCGCCGATCCGCCGCCCGCCGGAGATCGAGGAGGTCGACTTCGAGGTCGAACTGGGCGTCGTCATCGGCCGGGAGGCCCACCGCGTCGACGCCGCAGACGCGGAGTCGTACGTCGCGGGCTACACCGTGGTCGACGACGTGAGCGGTCGGGACGCGCAGTTCGAGGACGGCCAGTTCCTCCGCGGCAAGAGCTTCGACACCTTCGCGCCGATGGGACCGGCGCTGACGAAGGGCGGCGACTTCGACCCGAACGCCACCGACGTCGCCTGTCGGGTCAACGGCGAGACGATGCAGTCCTCGAACACGTCGGAGTTCATCTTCGACGCCTACGAGCTCGTCGAGTACATCAGCCACGCGATGACGCTCCGCCCCGGCGACGTCATCTCGACGGGCACCCCCGGCGGTGTCGGCATCTTCCGCGAGCCGCCTGAACTGCTCGAGGCGGGCGATACCGTCGAGGTCGAAATCGAGGGGATCGGCACGCTGTCGAACCCGGTCGTCGACGGCGAGTAA
- a CDS encoding AzlC family ABC transporter permease, with product MTARDDFVAGVRTMAPVLPGILPFTLIFGVVAVSVGITPLQAVAMSLVLFAGTSQLAAIELIGQHAPAAVVVLTVVVINLRVVMYSASMAPYFSDLGVRWRGVLSYLLTDHVYALAITEAEATDGSVSLRWYFLGLGTAIWVAFQAGTVAGVVLGATVPDRWGLEFIIPLTFLAILVPEMKERTNAVVAVAAGAIAVVGAELPVNLGLFVAAVVAVLLGAVLDGVSGE from the coding sequence ATGACCGCGCGAGACGACTTCGTCGCCGGGGTGCGGACGATGGCGCCGGTGTTACCCGGGATACTCCCCTTTACCCTGATCTTCGGCGTCGTCGCGGTCAGCGTGGGGATAACCCCGCTGCAGGCGGTCGCGATGTCGCTGGTGCTGTTCGCGGGCACCTCCCAGCTCGCGGCCATCGAACTCATCGGCCAGCACGCGCCGGCCGCGGTCGTCGTCCTGACCGTCGTCGTCATCAACCTCCGGGTCGTGATGTACAGCGCCTCGATGGCGCCGTACTTCAGTGACCTCGGGGTCCGCTGGCGCGGCGTGCTCTCTTACCTCCTCACCGACCACGTGTACGCGCTGGCAATCACGGAGGCAGAGGCCACAGACGGGTCCGTCTCGCTGCGGTGGTACTTCCTCGGGCTCGGCACCGCCATCTGGGTCGCGTTCCAGGCCGGAACCGTCGCGGGGGTCGTCCTCGGAGCGACGGTCCCGGATCGGTGGGGACTCGAGTTCATCATCCCGCTCACCTTCCTCGCAATTCTGGTTCCGGAGATGAAAGAGCGGACGAACGCGGTGGTCGCCGTCGCTGCGGGGGCGATCGCCGTCGTCGGTGCGGAGCTCCCGGTGAACCTCGGTCTCTTCGTCGCCGCCGTCGTCGCCGTGCTCCTGGGGGCCGTGCTGGACGGGGTGAGCGGCGAGTGA
- a CDS encoding AzlD domain-containing protein: MTPSSDWLIWMVVVVGGLATFALRASFIFLFERLGDLLTRLEPVLDYVPAAVLAALVAPSFVVLDGAAVGVGNEQLLAGVGAFVVAWVTENMLATIISGMAIFWAVRFLA; encoded by the coding sequence GTGACCCCCTCGTCCGACTGGCTCATCTGGATGGTCGTCGTCGTCGGTGGCCTGGCCACCTTCGCACTGCGCGCGTCGTTCATCTTCCTGTTCGAGCGGCTCGGCGATCTGTTGACGCGACTCGAACCGGTACTGGACTACGTCCCCGCCGCGGTTCTGGCGGCGCTGGTCGCCCCGAGTTTCGTCGTTCTGGACGGAGCCGCCGTCGGTGTCGGGAACGAACAGCTCCTGGCCGGCGTCGGCGCGTTCGTCGTCGCCTGGGTGACCGAGAACATGCTGGCGACGATCATCAGCGGGATGGCCATCTTCTGGGCGGTCCGGTTTTTGGCGTAG
- a CDS encoding Gfo/Idh/MocA family protein, with the protein MTYRAGIIGAGGIAGMGVLGFHDDDAIGKEKIDSSHAGGYNNTDDIELVAVADVDEEKLATFGEAWDIPPERRYVGHDGMLATEDLDVVSVCTPSFLHHDHVVDTVRSEADPDVIWCEKPIASSVTDAENMIELCDDHGTELVINHSFRFTDKLQTLEEHMRDGDLLGDVHSVATQFRMELLRNSTHLLDTLVYLLDARAEDVSGYITGENQAVDTLEAGQTVDDSGGGGYVVMDDGTFTTIDCTPPRDESSMTLNFIGSKGKLYMNNDDGEWRYWNHDGDGYVEESLPGIEGAWTWEDDYTRSFANAAQHVEALLDGTAENHSTGEEAKRSLEIIVGFYISHYTGGDVSIPLDRPLRDVEITSW; encoded by the coding sequence ATGACCTACAGAGCAGGCATCATCGGTGCAGGCGGCATCGCGGGAATGGGTGTGCTGGGCTTCCACGACGACGACGCCATCGGGAAGGAGAAGATCGACTCGAGTCACGCGGGCGGGTACAACAACACCGACGACATCGAACTCGTCGCCGTCGCCGACGTCGACGAGGAGAAACTCGCCACGTTCGGCGAGGCGTGGGACATCCCCCCGGAACGTCGGTACGTCGGCCACGACGGGATGCTGGCCACGGAGGACCTCGACGTCGTCTCCGTCTGTACGCCCTCGTTCCTCCATCACGACCACGTCGTCGACACGGTCCGGTCCGAGGCCGACCCCGACGTGATCTGGTGTGAGAAACCGATCGCCTCCTCGGTGACCGACGCCGAGAACATGATCGAGCTGTGCGACGACCACGGCACGGAGCTCGTCATCAACCACTCGTTCCGGTTCACCGACAAGCTGCAGACCCTCGAGGAGCACATGCGCGACGGCGACCTGCTGGGGGACGTTCACTCGGTGGCGACCCAGTTCCGGATGGAGCTGCTCCGGAACTCGACGCACCTCCTCGATACGCTCGTCTACCTGCTGGACGCCCGCGCCGAGGACGTGAGCGGGTACATCACGGGCGAGAACCAGGCCGTCGACACGCTGGAGGCGGGACAGACAGTCGACGACTCGGGCGGCGGCGGCTACGTCGTCATGGACGACGGGACGTTCACGACGATCGACTGTACGCCCCCGCGCGACGAGTCCTCGATGACGCTGAACTTCATCGGGTCGAAGGGGAAGCTGTACATGAACAACGACGACGGCGAGTGGCGCTACTGGAACCACGACGGCGACGGCTACGTCGAGGAGTCACTCCCGGGTATCGAGGGCGCATGGACCTGGGAAGACGACTACACGCGCTCCTTTGCAAACGCAGCACAGCACGTCGAGGCGCTGCTCGATGGGACGGCGGAGAACCACTCCACGGGCGAGGAGGCCAAGCGCTCGCTTGAGATCATCGTCGGATTCTACATCTCACATTACACGGGCGGCGACGTCTCGATTCCGCTCGACCGGCCCCTTCGCGACGTAGAGATCACCTCCTGGTGA
- a CDS encoding DUF362 domain-containing protein, with the protein MSDQNQPGVYPVPEETVLEACHDRPLPEMGTVRQTWETDPIPDDDVAAVAATTLDDLALEGVPDGGSVAVGVGSRGINNLPAIVRGVVDELQAQGYEPFVFPAMGSHGGATADGQRAKLDALGVNEETVGCEVRATMEVVEVGRTPERDIPAVADANAAAADAILPINRIKAHTDFQGAVESGLSKMLVIGMGKQRGAKTAHEWSVDWSLSEMLPEISTLLREELPVVGGVAIVEDQHDDTAIVEGVPPSGFLDREAELLEKSYELMPTIPFDELDVLVVDQMGKDISGSGMDTNVIGRLVFGFDEPEPDRPDIKRIYVRSLTDPSHGNATGLGSADLIHADLLESMDVSKSLINCITASTLPGTRVPAPVASDRAGLVASLSTVGVVGPEDARVARVTDTMRLEELYVSEALVEEARGRPDLEVTREPAPIEFVDGSFAAPSPVPRDH; encoded by the coding sequence ATGTCCGACCAGAACCAGCCCGGCGTGTATCCGGTCCCCGAGGAGACGGTGCTCGAGGCGTGCCACGACCGCCCGCTCCCGGAGATGGGGACCGTCAGGCAGACGTGGGAGACGGACCCCATCCCCGACGACGATGTGGCGGCAGTCGCGGCAACCACATTGGACGACCTCGCCCTCGAAGGGGTGCCTGACGGCGGCTCGGTCGCCGTCGGTGTCGGCAGTCGCGGTATCAACAACCTGCCGGCGATCGTCCGCGGCGTCGTCGACGAGCTCCAGGCGCAGGGGTACGAACCGTTCGTGTTCCCCGCGATGGGGAGCCACGGCGGCGCGACCGCCGACGGCCAGCGGGCCAAACTCGATGCGCTCGGCGTCAACGAGGAGACCGTCGGCTGTGAAGTCAGGGCGACGATGGAGGTCGTCGAGGTCGGACGGACGCCGGAACGGGACATCCCGGCGGTCGCCGACGCGAACGCGGCGGCGGCCGACGCCATCCTCCCGATCAACCGAATCAAGGCCCACACAGACTTCCAGGGTGCGGTCGAGAGCGGGCTCTCGAAGATGCTCGTCATCGGGATGGGCAAGCAACGCGGCGCCAAGACCGCCCACGAGTGGTCCGTCGACTGGAGCCTCAGTGAGATGCTGCCCGAGATATCCACGCTCCTCCGGGAGGAGCTCCCGGTCGTCGGGGGCGTCGCCATCGTCGAGGACCAGCACGACGACACGGCCATCGTCGAGGGCGTCCCGCCGTCGGGCTTCCTCGACCGCGAGGCGGAACTCCTAGAGAAGTCCTACGAGCTCATGCCCACGATCCCGTTCGACGAGCTCGACGTCCTCGTCGTCGACCAGATGGGGAAGGACATCAGCGGCTCCGGCATGGACACGAACGTCATCGGGCGGCTCGTGTTCGGATTCGACGAACCGGAACCCGACCGGCCCGACATCAAGCGCATCTACGTCCGGTCGCTCACCGACCCCTCCCACGGGAACGCGACCGGGCTCGGCTCCGCAGACCTGATCCACGCGGACCTCCTGGAGTCGATGGACGTCTCGAAGTCGCTGATCAACTGTATCACGGCCAGCACGCTCCCGGGGACCCGCGTGCCAGCCCCGGTCGCGTCGGACCGGGCCGGACTCGTCGCCTCGCTCTCGACCGTCGGCGTCGTCGGTCCCGAGGACGCCAGAGTGGCACGGGTCACCGATACGATGCGGCTCGAAGAGCTGTACGTCTCCGAGGCCCTCGTCGAGGAGGCCCGGGGGCGACCCGACCTGGAGGTCACCAGGGAGCCCGCTCCCATCGAATTCGTCGACGGCTCGTTCGCCGCGCCCTCGCCGGTACCCCGGGACCACTGA
- a CDS encoding SDR family NAD(P)-dependent oxidoreductase, which yields MVDYEHTPVTVSEKRAVVVGGTSGIGEAIALGFAADGADVIATSRSEENVETTAAALEERGAQTARVTCDVTDRGSLDRVRETAVEELGGIDVVVASQGAISRETVLGIDDDSWEFVTDVALDGVRTVTQALVPGMDDGGSVVNISSLAARLAMANLPAYSAAKGGVEAFTRASAKELAPTVRVNAIAPGFVITPQNAETYAKGTDKRAEIDERTPLGRVADREEIVGAAIYLGSDASSYVTGEVLTVDGGFGDSAF from the coding sequence ATGGTCGACTACGAGCACACGCCGGTGACTGTCAGCGAGAAGCGCGCCGTCGTCGTCGGTGGGACGAGCGGCATCGGCGAAGCGATAGCGCTCGGGTTCGCGGCCGACGGGGCCGACGTCATCGCCACGAGCCGGAGCGAGGAGAACGTCGAGACGACGGCCGCGGCACTCGAGGAACGTGGCGCCCAGACGGCCCGCGTGACCTGCGACGTGACCGACCGCGGTTCGCTCGACCGCGTCCGCGAGACGGCCGTCGAGGAACTCGGCGGTATCGACGTGGTCGTCGCCTCGCAGGGCGCCATCTCCCGGGAGACGGTCCTCGGCATCGACGACGACTCGTGGGAATTCGTCACCGACGTGGCACTCGACGGCGTCCGGACGGTGACACAGGCGCTGGTCCCGGGGATGGACGACGGCGGGTCCGTCGTCAACATCTCCTCGCTGGCCGCCAGACTCGCGATGGCGAACCTGCCGGCCTACTCCGCCGCGAAGGGCGGCGTCGAGGCGTTCACGCGCGCGTCGGCGAAGGAACTCGCACCGACCGTCAGGGTCAACGCCATCGCACCCGGGTTCGTCATCACGCCCCAGAACGCCGAGACGTACGCGAAGGGGACCGACAAGCGGGCCGAGATCGACGAGCGAACCCCCCTCGGGCGAGTCGCCGACCGGGAGGAGATCGTCGGCGCGGCGATCTACCTCGGGAGCGACGCGTCGTCCTACGTGACTGGCGAGGTTCTCACGGTCGACGGCGGCTTCGGCGACAGCGCCTTCTGA